In Methanobrevibacter oralis, the DNA window AATGATATGTCTTGTAAATATGCAGTGTCTGCTAAAACAACTCTGGGATGTTGGTTTAAATTAGATTTTATTTCATATAACATTGGTAGAAGTTCATTGTGGTCAGTTGGATTCGTTGTTAAGTATTGGGCAACAACCATTCCTGTTTTACTGTCTATTGCAACTTGATAATTATAATTAAGACCATAATTACCTTTTTTATCTTTCATCCACCTTGAATCAGGGTCAGTTAAACTAATAGTGTGCATTCCATCATATTTTGCCTTTAAATAGCATAATAAACTAAAAATATACTCTTGTTTTTCAACACTAATCAAAGCAATTTTCAAAAGTTTAATAGCCTCATAATT includes these proteins:
- a CDS encoding transposase, producing the protein MKVNLIDGECVAVDGTIVKANASNFRLIRIEEIEFLEDLILTYGSNWAKNGVWWMLSRYFSNKAKFRRMVPLIDEIHFKLNYEAIKLLKIALISVEKQEYIFSLLCYLKAKYDGMHTISLTDPDSRWMKDKKGNYGLNYNYQVAIDSKTGMVVAQYLTTNPTDHNELLPMLYEIKSNLNQHPRVVLADTAYLQDIS